In Leuconostoc kimchii IMSNU 11154, one genomic interval encodes:
- a CDS encoding aldose 1-epimerase family protein, whose protein sequence is MIKLENENLKITINEEGAELTSVWHKQAELEYIWIGDPKYWGRHASNLFPIVGRLRGDQYKVAGETYFMNQHGFARNTVFEVIEKSDKHVVFRIHDTDSTMRVYPFKFQLDIRYDLTDDNELKIAYIVKNTDTEESLFFSVGGHPAFNLPLDGGKFSDYYVSIEPEKMYDRVRLTGPYSNPNVPTPFNANIPLRLRQEDYHDDAIILKLDRQKTSFLLARLANQHGLRMTLDNAQFLGIWTPAGKEAPFIALEPWWGIADTVDSTGNFKEKFGVNVLAAGDTFNGTYSLQFF, encoded by the coding sequence ATGATTAAACTTGAAAACGAAAATTTAAAAATTACAATTAACGAAGAAGGTGCCGAGCTCACAAGCGTCTGGCATAAACAGGCCGAATTAGAGTATATTTGGATTGGTGACCCTAAATATTGGGGCCGCCATGCATCTAATTTATTTCCAATTGTTGGTCGTCTCCGTGGGGATCAATATAAAGTGGCAGGCGAAACCTATTTTATGAACCAACATGGTTTTGCTCGAAATACGGTTTTTGAAGTTATCGAGAAAAGCGATAAACACGTTGTTTTTCGTATTCACGATACAGATTCAACGATGCGTGTGTATCCTTTTAAATTTCAGTTAGATATACGTTACGACTTAACAGACGACAATGAACTTAAGATTGCTTACATTGTTAAAAATACTGACACGGAGGAATCCTTGTTCTTCAGTGTTGGTGGGCATCCTGCCTTTAATTTACCACTTGATGGTGGTAAGTTTTCAGACTATTATGTGTCGATTGAACCAGAAAAAATGTATGATCGGGTGCGCTTGACGGGGCCTTACTCAAACCCAAACGTGCCCACGCCGTTTAACGCTAATATTCCACTACGTTTACGTCAGGAAGATTATCATGATGATGCGATCATTCTCAAGTTAGATCGTCAAAAAACGTCCTTTTTGTTAGCGCGTTTGGCTAATCAGCATGGTTTGCGGATGACTTTAGATAACGCTCAGTTCTTGGGAATTTGGACACCGGCAGGAAAAGAAGCCCCATTTATTGCGTTAGAACCGTGGTGGGGCATCGCTGATACCGTCGATTCAACTGGTAATTTTAAAGAAAAATTTGGAGTTAATGTGTTGGCGGCTGGAGATACGTTCAACGGCACATATAGCTTACAATTTTTCTAA
- a CDS encoding ABC-F family ATP-binding cassette domain-containing protein has protein sequence MITVSEMSFSFAGPKLYQDVNLKLTPGNTYGIIGANGAGKSTFLKLLQGELQPTEGVIAIGEGERLSSLQQDHFAFDAFTVLDTVVQGHKRLYEVKTEMDAIYAKPDFSDEDGVRVADLGAEFEELDGWNAEVEAGQLLSKLGIPDTMQDTVMGELTENDKVKVLLAQALFGNPDILVLDEPTNGLDVQTINWLEDFLADFPNLVIVVSHDRHFLNAVSTNILDVDFGKITPFVGNYDFWRESSELAQRLASQQNSKKEEQIKQLQEFVARFSANASKSKQATARKKQLDKITLDDIKPSSRKYPFINFPMNRDMGNDMLRVENVSKSIDGEKVLDNISFIGRPGDKIAILSRSDLATTTLMQIIAGTLTPDTGTVSWGVTTSQSYIAKDLNDNFENQEATILDWLRDFAEEEQKDNTSLRGMLGQLLFRGDDSLKQIKVLSGGEKVRITLAKMMLLKANVLLMDDPTNHLDLESIQSLNDAVVNFKGGIVMTSHDHEFLGTTANHVIEVSAKGAVDRVDTSYDEFISTESIQEKVKELY, from the coding sequence TTGATCACAGTTTCAGAAATGAGTTTCAGCTTTGCTGGACCTAAATTATATCAAGATGTTAACTTGAAGTTGACACCTGGCAATACCTATGGCATCATTGGTGCCAATGGTGCAGGTAAATCAACTTTTTTAAAATTACTACAAGGTGAACTACAACCAACAGAAGGTGTTATTGCAATTGGTGAAGGGGAACGTTTGTCATCTTTACAACAAGATCACTTTGCCTTTGATGCCTTTACAGTGTTAGATACTGTTGTGCAAGGTCATAAACGTTTGTATGAAGTGAAAACAGAAATGGACGCTATTTATGCTAAACCAGACTTTAGTGATGAAGACGGGGTACGCGTTGCAGATTTAGGCGCCGAATTTGAAGAACTTGATGGTTGGAACGCAGAAGTTGAAGCAGGACAATTGTTGAGTAAATTAGGTATACCAGATACCATGCAAGACACGGTTATGGGTGAATTAACCGAAAATGATAAAGTTAAGGTTTTGTTGGCACAAGCATTATTTGGTAATCCTGATATTTTGGTATTAGACGAACCAACAAACGGGCTTGATGTACAAACGATTAACTGGCTTGAGGATTTCTTGGCTGATTTTCCTAACCTCGTCATTGTTGTGTCGCATGATCGTCATTTCTTAAATGCTGTGTCGACTAACATTTTGGATGTTGACTTTGGTAAGATTACACCATTTGTAGGTAATTACGACTTTTGGCGTGAATCGTCTGAATTAGCACAGCGCTTAGCTTCACAACAAAATTCTAAAAAAGAAGAACAAATTAAGCAATTACAAGAATTCGTGGCACGTTTTTCAGCTAATGCTTCAAAATCGAAACAAGCGACAGCTCGTAAGAAACAATTGGATAAAATCACACTAGATGATATTAAACCGTCATCGCGTAAGTATCCCTTTATTAATTTCCCTATGAATCGCGATATGGGGAATGACATGCTTCGCGTTGAAAATGTTTCAAAATCAATTGATGGTGAAAAAGTATTAGATAATATTTCGTTTATTGGACGTCCAGGTGATAAAATTGCGATTTTGTCTCGTTCAGACCTCGCCACGACAACATTGATGCAAATTATTGCCGGAACTTTAACCCCAGATACGGGTACAGTAAGTTGGGGTGTCACAACGTCACAATCTTATATTGCTAAAGACTTAAATGATAACTTTGAAAATCAAGAGGCAACAATTTTAGATTGGTTGCGTGATTTTGCTGAAGAGGAACAAAAAGATAATACAAGTTTACGAGGCATGTTAGGGCAGCTTCTGTTCCGTGGGGATGATTCTTTGAAGCAAATCAAGGTATTATCTGGTGGCGAAAAAGTACGTATTACTTTGGCTAAGATGATGTTGTTAAAAGCCAATGTTTTATTGATGGATGATCCTACTAATCATTTAGATCTTGAATCAATCCAATCGTTAAATGATGCAGTTGTGAACTTTAAAGGTGGTATTGTAATGACATCACACGATCACGAGTTCCTAGGAACGACAGCTAACCATGTTATTGAGGTATCCGCTAAGGGTGCTGTGGATCGTGTGGATACAAGCTATGATGAATTTATCTCAACTGAAAGTATTCAAGAAAAAGTGAAAGAACTTTATTGA
- the lepA gene encoding translation elongation factor 4, whose protein sequence is MTDINLEQLKERQKHIRNFSIVAHIDHGKSTIADRILEQTHTVAERDMQNQLLDTMDLERERGITIKLNAVEVHYDAQDGETYIFHLIDTPGHVDFSYEVSRSLAAAEGAILVVDAAQGVEAQTLANVYLALENDLEILPVINKIDLPAADAEKVRAEIEDVIGIDASDAVLASAKKGVGIPELLERIVTDLPAPTGDLEAPLRALIFDSAYDAYRGVVVNMRVREGIVRPGDKIRMMNTGAEYEVNEVGVMSPIAQKRDYLMAGDVGYLTAAIKDIHTTHSGDTITLVNNPASEPLSGYKPMTPMVYSGLYPSDNAKYTDLREALEKLQLNDAALTFEPETSQALGFGYRVGFLGLLHMDVVQERLEREFDLDLVTTAPSVTYHVMTNDDELVEIENPSEMPEASKIKYIEEPYVDAQIMVPNDYVGAVMELAQRKRGEFDTMEYLDETRVNVKYQIPLSEIIFNFFDKLKSSTRGYASLDYEISGYRQSDLVKIDILLNSEKVDALSFIVHRDFSVERGRIIASKLKEIIPRQNFEIPVQAAIGAKILARTNIKAYRKDVTAKIHTGDPDRRAKLLDKQKRGKARMKSVGTVEVPQEAFMAVLKTEDDNQYARGN, encoded by the coding sequence ATGACAGATATAAATTTAGAACAACTCAAAGAACGGCAAAAGCATATTCGCAATTTTTCAATCGTAGCGCACATTGATCATGGAAAATCAACCATCGCAGATCGTATTTTAGAACAGACGCACACGGTTGCTGAACGTGATATGCAAAACCAATTGTTAGACACAATGGATTTAGAACGCGAACGGGGCATTACAATTAAACTGAATGCTGTTGAGGTACACTATGATGCACAGGATGGTGAAACCTATATTTTTCATTTGATTGACACACCAGGGCATGTGGATTTTTCTTATGAGGTGTCTCGGTCACTGGCAGCTGCGGAAGGCGCTATTTTAGTTGTGGATGCGGCGCAAGGTGTTGAAGCACAAACGTTGGCTAATGTATATCTGGCATTGGAAAATGATTTAGAAATTTTACCAGTGATTAATAAAATTGATTTACCAGCGGCTGATGCAGAGAAAGTCCGTGCGGAAATTGAAGATGTTATTGGAATTGATGCATCAGATGCTGTATTAGCTTCAGCCAAAAAAGGCGTCGGCATCCCTGAACTGCTCGAAAGAATTGTGACAGATTTACCGGCACCAACAGGTGATTTAGAAGCACCATTGCGCGCATTAATTTTTGATTCAGCTTATGATGCTTATCGTGGTGTTGTTGTTAATATGCGAGTGCGTGAAGGTATTGTGAGACCAGGCGATAAAATTAGAATGATGAATACTGGCGCAGAATATGAAGTAAATGAAGTTGGTGTCATGTCACCGATTGCTCAAAAACGTGACTATTTGATGGCCGGGGACGTCGGCTATCTCACAGCAGCCATTAAGGATATTCATACAACACATTCAGGTGATACAATCACATTGGTTAATAATCCAGCTAGTGAGCCTTTGTCAGGTTATAAACCAATGACACCTATGGTTTATTCTGGCCTTTATCCTTCAGACAATGCTAAATACACTGACTTACGTGAGGCACTAGAAAAGTTGCAATTAAATGATGCAGCGTTAACATTTGAACCAGAAACATCGCAAGCATTGGGTTTCGGTTATCGTGTTGGGTTCCTTGGTTTATTACATATGGATGTTGTTCAAGAAAGATTGGAGCGAGAGTTTGATCTGGATTTAGTTACTACTGCACCTTCGGTTACCTACCATGTGATGACTAATGATGACGAATTGGTTGAAATTGAAAATCCATCCGAAATGCCTGAAGCTTCAAAAATTAAATATATCGAAGAGCCTTATGTTGATGCTCAAATTATGGTGCCAAATGACTACGTTGGCGCGGTAATGGAGTTGGCGCAGCGTAAACGTGGTGAATTCGATACGATGGAGTATTTGGATGAGACGCGTGTTAACGTGAAATACCAAATACCACTGTCTGAAATCATTTTCAACTTTTTTGATAAATTAAAATCAAGTACAAGAGGATATGCCTCTTTAGATTATGAAATTTCAGGATATCGCCAGTCTGATTTAGTTAAAATTGACATCTTGTTGAATTCTGAAAAAGTAGATGCTTTGAGTTTTATTGTGCACCGTGATTTTTCAGTAGAACGCGGCCGTATTATCGCCTCAAAGTTGAAAGAAATAATTCCTCGTCAAAACTTTGAAATTCCTGTACAGGCTGCCATTGGTGCTAAAATTTTAGCACGTACAAACATTAAGGCGTATCGTAAAGATGTGACGGCTAAAATTCACACGGGTGATCCTGATCGTCGTGCCAAATTATTGGACAAGCAAAAACGAGGTAAAGCACGTATGAAATCTGTTGGCACGGTTGAAGTACCGCAAGAGGCTTTCATGGCAGTATTGAAAACGGAGGACGACAACCAGTATGCACGAGGAAACTAA
- a CDS encoding hydroxymethylglutaryl-CoA synthase produces the protein MTIGIDKIAFYTPNYVLDLVALAKARGDEPDKYTIGIGQDHQAVVPNFEDVVTMGANAAVKIITHEDRDAIDEIIFATESGIDNSKSGALYVQQLLQLSEFIRTIEVKQACYAGTYALMKARDYVATHPGRRVLVIASDIARYGLGTPGEVTQGAGAVAMIVSENPKIMSINNDSVYMSRQVSDFWRPIDREEALVDGHLSTAIYKEMFLLLWQRYKQQTDHQINHFAGFAFHLPYTKMGKKALDQIMSEATAQQQERLALNLTASQRFSREVGNLYTGSVYLSLLSLLSHAENLKSGEHLAVFSYGSGAEAELYSVTLEPGFENYVPAKLTQEMLLKRRPVSVSEYEAFFKTQRFNSHINMKTDAASNSRRFQFMGWQGGERVYQ, from the coding sequence ATGACAATTGGTATTGATAAAATAGCCTTTTACACACCTAATTATGTACTTGATCTTGTGGCACTAGCTAAAGCACGAGGTGATGAGCCAGACAAATATACAATTGGTATAGGACAGGATCATCAGGCCGTTGTACCTAATTTTGAAGATGTTGTGACAATGGGAGCCAATGCCGCAGTTAAAATCATCACCCATGAGGATCGTGATGCAATTGATGAAATTATTTTTGCAACAGAATCGGGTATTGATAATTCTAAATCAGGTGCGTTATATGTTCAACAGCTATTACAATTATCTGAGTTCATTCGAACGATTGAAGTGAAACAAGCGTGCTATGCTGGGACTTATGCTTTAATGAAGGCACGTGATTACGTTGCGACGCATCCAGGAAGACGCGTGTTAGTCATCGCATCTGATATTGCACGTTACGGTTTAGGAACGCCCGGAGAAGTAACTCAAGGCGCTGGTGCAGTAGCTATGATTGTATCAGAAAACCCAAAGATCATGTCAATTAATAATGATTCAGTTTATATGAGTCGTCAGGTATCTGATTTTTGGCGTCCGATCGATCGAGAGGAGGCTTTGGTTGATGGTCATTTGTCGACAGCTATTTATAAAGAAATGTTTTTATTGTTATGGCAACGGTACAAACAGCAAACTGATCACCAAATTAATCACTTTGCAGGATTTGCTTTCCACTTACCTTATACAAAAATGGGAAAAAAAGCATTAGATCAGATTATGTCAGAGGCAACAGCGCAACAGCAAGAGCGCTTAGCACTAAATTTAACAGCTAGTCAACGGTTTAGTCGAGAGGTCGGGAATCTATACACAGGCTCAGTTTATTTAAGCCTATTGTCACTTCTAAGTCACGCCGAAAACTTAAAATCTGGTGAACATTTGGCTGTTTTTAGTTATGGATCAGGTGCTGAGGCAGAGCTTTACTCAGTGACACTCGAACCCGGTTTTGAGAATTATGTGCCGGCTAAATTGACACAAGAAATGTTGTTAAAGCGTCGGCCGGTTAGCGTTAGTGAGTATGAAGCTTTTTTCAAAACACAGCGCTTCAATTCACATATTAATATGAAAACTGATGCCGCTTCTAACAGTAGAAGATTTCAGTTTATGGGCTGGCAAGGTGGTGAGCGGGTCTACCAATAG
- the prmA gene encoding 50S ribosomal protein L11 methyltransferase: MNWQALNVATKNEAIEAVSDILLRAGAEGVQVDDSDIVSVIAYYEDDANLPKIVSYIATALDRLPQFGIDASPATISLNGVVQADWEDNWKQYYHAQRMTRHITVVPSWEKFVPQQSEEKPVIMDPKLAFGTGTHETTQLMIQALETVVRGGESMIDVGTGSGVLAVAAKHLGVASVIATDIDEMSVHVAKENLLLNPVAEDVLVITSDLLVDVHTQPVDIIVANILADVIERLIPQTLSLLKPKGYFLISGIYDAIAQHIESQLRTHGYKIIQKSQMGEWHSYIAQFEEY; the protein is encoded by the coding sequence ATGAATTGGCAAGCTTTAAACGTAGCGACAAAAAATGAGGCTATCGAAGCCGTTTCTGATATTTTGTTAAGAGCAGGTGCGGAAGGGGTGCAAGTGGATGATTCGGATATTGTGTCTGTTATCGCATATTATGAGGATGATGCTAATTTACCAAAGATAGTCTCATATATCGCAACAGCTTTGGACCGATTACCACAATTTGGTATTGATGCTTCTCCGGCAACCATTTCACTCAATGGCGTTGTTCAAGCAGATTGGGAAGATAACTGGAAGCAATATTATCATGCTCAACGCATGACGCGTCATATCACAGTTGTTCCTTCTTGGGAAAAGTTTGTACCACAACAATCAGAAGAAAAGCCAGTTATAATGGATCCCAAATTAGCTTTTGGTACAGGAACACATGAAACAACTCAGTTGATGATTCAAGCGTTAGAAACAGTGGTACGTGGTGGAGAATCAATGATTGACGTCGGTACTGGGTCAGGCGTCTTAGCAGTTGCTGCTAAGCATCTGGGTGTTGCTTCCGTCATTGCAACGGATATTGATGAGATGTCTGTGCACGTGGCAAAAGAAAACTTGTTGCTCAATCCTGTGGCTGAGGATGTTTTAGTGATAACGAGTGATCTCTTGGTAGATGTCCACACGCAACCGGTTGATATCATAGTTGCCAATATTTTAGCAGATGTGATTGAACGTTTAATACCACAAACGTTGTCGTTACTCAAACCAAAGGGCTATTTTTTGATTTCTGGTATTTATGACGCTATTGCACAACATATTGAGTCTCAGTTACGTACTCATGGTTATAAAATTATCCAAAAATCACAAATGGGTGAGTGGCATAGTTATATAGCACAATTTGAGGAGTATTAG
- the xerC gene encoding tyrosine recombinase XerC — MVTREQQLYRIYLVSERQYSPLTLKAYLSDIDEFINFLAQNGGFTNFRAVQPLDVRVYLNDLYERHLARTSISRKISSLRMFYQFMVANQFVIDNPFENIALRKHQNHLPEFFYETEMATLFDTAYNQEDKLWQRNAALLEFLYATGARVTEIATLTIAQLDFSQRLVLIHGKGNKDRYVPFGHFAAQALMQYLSETRADLTAKQPAPHQVVFVNHRGEPITAAGITYILNQLMQRSALTGKIHPHMLRHTFATHLLNNGADMRTVQELLGHVNLSTTQMYTHVTRESLQKNYQAFFPRAKKKL; from the coding sequence ATGGTGACAAGAGAGCAACAATTGTATCGTATTTACCTCGTCTCTGAACGTCAGTATTCGCCATTGACATTAAAGGCTTATTTGTCAGATATTGATGAATTTATAAATTTTTTAGCTCAAAATGGTGGATTTACAAATTTCAGGGCAGTACAACCCCTTGATGTGCGGGTATATTTAAATGACTTGTACGAACGTCATTTGGCTCGGACATCAATTTCTCGCAAAATTAGTAGCTTGCGGATGTTTTATCAATTTATGGTTGCCAATCAATTTGTGATTGATAATCCTTTTGAAAATATTGCCTTGCGTAAACATCAAAATCACCTGCCAGAATTTTTCTACGAAACAGAGATGGCAACGTTATTTGATACGGCGTATAATCAAGAAGATAAACTTTGGCAACGAAATGCTGCATTACTGGAATTTTTGTACGCAACAGGCGCACGAGTTACTGAAATTGCAACGCTCACGATAGCGCAATTAGATTTTTCACAACGTTTGGTGTTAATTCATGGTAAGGGGAATAAAGATAGATATGTACCGTTTGGACATTTTGCTGCTCAAGCTTTGATGCAATATTTAAGTGAGACAAGAGCTGATTTAACCGCTAAACAACCTGCACCGCATCAAGTTGTCTTTGTTAACCATCGCGGAGAGCCAATAACAGCAGCAGGCATAACATATATTTTAAATCAGCTCATGCAACGTTCTGCATTGACTGGGAAAATACATCCGCATATGTTAAGGCACACATTTGCGACGCATTTACTCAATAATGGTGCGGATATGCGTACGGTTCAAGAGTTGCTCGGTCATGTGAACTTGTCGACAACTCAGATGTATACGCATGTGACACGTGAAAGTTTACAAAAAAACTATCAAGCTTTTTTTCCACGTGCTAAAAAAAAGCTGTAA
- a CDS encoding RsmE family RNA methyltransferase — translation MQRYFLKQAIDDDHIVLTHDQDIFKHFGKVLRARVGSQAEFVSRTKKVVVGEVIAIDSETMTLAVVSRLNDAVELPIEVTMIVSPLKNDRSDWFVQKATELGVNRIIFTNMSRTVADWQKQQSKKGLRLQKIAEAAAEQSHRLMVPMVDFLPWEEVVRLPKKAGIVAWEESARQGEVATLVKVINQLPKEAHVHVLLGPEGGLTLSEINLLIENGYQAAGLGPRILRAETAPLYVLSAISVLRELNE, via the coding sequence ATGCAGCGTTATTTTTTAAAACAAGCTATTGATGATGACCATATTGTTTTAACACATGATCAAGACATTTTTAAGCACTTTGGTAAAGTTTTACGTGCACGTGTCGGTTCGCAAGCAGAGTTTGTGAGTCGTACAAAAAAGGTTGTGGTTGGTGAGGTGATAGCCATTGATTCAGAAACAATGACCTTAGCGGTTGTATCGCGCTTGAATGATGCAGTTGAACTGCCTATCGAAGTTACAATGATTGTGTCACCCCTTAAAAATGATCGATCAGATTGGTTTGTTCAGAAAGCAACGGAACTTGGCGTTAATCGAATTATTTTTACTAATATGTCACGTACTGTAGCGGATTGGCAAAAGCAACAATCAAAAAAAGGGTTACGTTTACAAAAAATTGCTGAGGCAGCAGCGGAGCAATCACACCGATTGATGGTACCGATGGTTGATTTTTTGCCTTGGGAAGAAGTCGTTCGTTTACCTAAAAAAGCGGGTATTGTCGCTTGGGAAGAATCTGCACGGCAAGGTGAGGTTGCAACATTGGTTAAAGTGATTAATCAGCTACCTAAAGAGGCGCATGTTCATGTTTTGTTAGGTCCTGAAGGTGGTTTAACGCTATCAGAAATTAATTTGTTGATTGAAAATGGCTATCAGGCCGCAGGATTAGGACCACGCATTTTGCGTGCAGAAACAGCGCCGCTTTACGTTTTGTCAGCAATTAGCGTCTTGCGGGAATTAAATGAATAG
- a CDS encoding PFL family protein: METNQITETINMVAEEHLDIRTVTMGISLLDTIAGTPQETAKNIYQKVTTYAKDLVEVAQQIEREFGIPITNKRISVTPIALIAGKASPDDMLYYAHALDDAAKAVGVDFIGGYSALVQKGFANGDLSLIKSLPRVLTETDLVMSSINIGSTKAGINLDAIKLMGETIKAITDKSDTANAKLVVFANAVEDNPFMAGAFHGVSEADVVINVGVSGPGVVKRALEKVKGEPIQIVAETVKKTAFKITRVGQMVGSLAAERLGVEFGIVDLSLAPTPARGDSVAEVLEEIGLEMVGTHGTTAALMLLNDAVKKGGVMASQRVGGLSGAFIPVSEDAGMIDAVKAGVLSLAKLEAMTAVCSVGLDMIAIPGETDATTIAAMIADEAAIGVQNNKTTAVRILPTNGTKVGDIVDYGGLLGTAPVMPVVQKSSADFINRGGHIPAPIHSFKN; encoded by the coding sequence ATGGAAACCAATCAAATAACTGAAACGATCAATATGGTTGCGGAAGAGCATTTGGACATTCGCACTGTTACGATGGGAATTTCACTACTCGATACAATAGCTGGCACACCACAGGAAACGGCTAAGAACATTTATCAAAAAGTGACTACTTATGCTAAGGATTTAGTTGAAGTGGCACAACAAATAGAGCGTGAATTTGGTATTCCGATCACTAATAAACGCATCAGTGTGACACCTATTGCGCTAATTGCTGGGAAAGCCAGTCCTGATGATATGCTATATTATGCACATGCGTTAGATGATGCAGCAAAAGCAGTTGGCGTTGACTTTATAGGTGGCTATTCAGCACTTGTTCAAAAAGGATTTGCAAACGGTGATTTGTCGCTTATTAAATCACTACCCCGTGTCTTAACAGAAACTGATCTTGTGATGTCAAGCATCAATATTGGTTCTACAAAAGCAGGTATTAATTTAGATGCTATTAAATTGATGGGCGAAACGATAAAAGCGATTACTGACAAATCAGACACCGCGAACGCTAAATTAGTTGTGTTTGCAAATGCAGTAGAAGATAATCCCTTCATGGCTGGCGCTTTTCATGGTGTTAGTGAAGCAGATGTTGTCATTAATGTTGGTGTTTCTGGCCCAGGTGTCGTTAAACGTGCACTTGAAAAGGTGAAAGGTGAACCGATTCAAATTGTTGCTGAAACAGTTAAGAAAACTGCCTTTAAAATCACACGAGTCGGTCAAATGGTCGGATCGTTAGCTGCTGAACGGTTAGGTGTTGAATTTGGTATTGTCGACTTAAGTCTAGCACCAACGCCTGCTCGTGGTGATTCAGTTGCTGAAGTCTTAGAAGAAATTGGTCTTGAAATGGTTGGGACACATGGGACAACTGCAGCACTGATGTTGCTTAATGATGCGGTCAAAAAAGGCGGTGTGATGGCGTCACAGCGTGTTGGCGGTTTGTCAGGTGCTTTCATACCAGTTTCTGAGGATGCTGGCATGATTGATGCTGTTAAAGCTGGTGTGTTATCATTGGCTAAGTTAGAAGCAATGACAGCGGTTTGTTCTGTTGGCCTTGATATGATTGCAATTCCTGGAGAAACAGATGCGACAACAATTGCTGCCATGATTGCTGATGAAGCAGCAATTGGTGTGCAAAATAATAAAACAACTGCTGTGAGAATCTTACCAACTAATGGGACCAAAGTTGGCGATATCGTAGACTATGGCGGTTTGTTAGGTACTGCACCGGTGATGCCGGTTGTTCAAAAATCTAGTGCTGATTTTATTAATCGTGGGGGTCATATACCGGCACCTATTCATTCCTTTAAAAACTAA
- a CDS encoding ACT domain-containing protein — MAKAVVTVIGKDKPGIIAGVSRTLAEHDINILDVSQTIMSDIFTMSMLVNLEKLDEEFNKLQNDLNHLGKKLNVEIHTQREEIFDAMSRI, encoded by the coding sequence ATGGCCAAAGCAGTTGTAACAGTTATCGGAAAAGACAAACCTGGGATTATTGCTGGTGTATCTCGTACACTAGCTGAACATGATATTAATATTCTGGATGTGTCACAAACAATCATGTCTGATATTTTCACAATGAGTATGCTAGTTAATTTGGAAAAATTGGACGAAGAATTTAATAAGTTACAAAACGATTTAAATCATCTTGGAAAAAAGTTAAACGTTGAAATTCATACGCAACGTGAAGAAATTTTTGATGCCATGAGTCGTATTTGA
- a CDS encoding zinc-binding alcohol dehydrogenase family protein, translating to MIFFDKMKSHWPFSHKKMRAIGFERALDIDDPNVFIEKKISRPKPGPHEILVKVTASGINPVDIKMRQNYKNEGQFRVLGFDAVGEVIAIGAEVTKFSIDDKVYYAGVQTQQGSHASYQVVNELLVGHAPINLTVAEAAAMPLTAITAFEILHDAFGFDLIENVGVSKTILIINGAGGVGSTLIQLAKYLGMTVITTASRLESVTWVKSLGADYILDYHQDLHDQLKQIKQDKVDYIAILQNTNAYWPLVLDTINPFGRIASIVETTEPIDMAPLKNIGAQFSWVFMFAKGNYGVDMAAQGDALNEIAELLDRGVIHSTLKKTYNGLTVENLKHATQEVETGHTIGKVVITHEVLI from the coding sequence ATGATATTTTTTGATAAAATGAAAAGTCATTGGCCATTTAGTCATAAAAAAATGCGTGCTATTGGCTTTGAACGGGCTTTAGACATTGATGATCCAAACGTTTTTATTGAAAAAAAAATATCCCGGCCAAAACCAGGTCCTCATGAAATATTGGTCAAGGTTACAGCAAGTGGCATTAATCCAGTTGACATAAAAATGCGTCAAAATTATAAAAATGAGGGGCAATTCCGCGTTTTAGGGTTTGATGCCGTTGGTGAAGTCATAGCCATTGGTGCAGAGGTCACGAAGTTTTCAATTGATGACAAAGTCTACTATGCTGGTGTTCAAACTCAGCAGGGATCACACGCAAGTTATCAAGTTGTTAACGAACTACTGGTTGGTCATGCGCCAATTAATCTTACTGTTGCCGAGGCTGCCGCAATGCCATTAACCGCAATTACGGCTTTTGAAATTTTACATGATGCCTTTGGTTTTGACTTAATCGAAAATGTTGGTGTTAGTAAAACCATTTTGATTATAAATGGTGCGGGTGGTGTCGGATCTACATTAATACAATTAGCAAAATATCTCGGTATGACTGTGATTACAACCGCGTCGCGTCTTGAATCTGTGACATGGGTCAAATCATTAGGGGCAGATTATATTTTAGATTATCATCAAGATCTACATGATCAGTTAAAACAAATTAAACAAGATAAGGTTGATTATATTGCTATACTACAAAATACCAATGCCTATTGGCCACTAGTACTGGACACAATTAACCCCTTTGGCCGAATAGCCTCTATTGTTGAAACGACTGAACCGATTGATATGGCACCATTAAAAAATATTGGGGCACAGTTTAGCTGGGTATTTATGTTTGCTAAAGGAAATTACGGCGTTGATATGGCAGCACAAGGAGATGCACTTAACGAAATCGCTGAATTATTAGATCGTGGGGTCATTCATTCAACCTTGAAGAAAACTTACAATGGTTTAACAGTTGAAAACCTAAAACACGCAACGCAAGAAGTAGAAACAGGGCATACAATTGGCAAGGTTGTTATTACACATGAGGTTTTGATATGA